ATAGCTTCGTtcactatatataaatttcacatttctttaaaaaaaacaatcccaTCATCTAATATTCAAACTTGCATCTAGTCTCTATATATACTAGTGAAAACTACTCTAGGGGAAAAAAGTGAGTAAAAACATTTAAGTGGTTATATATTGATTAATGTCCatgctaattaaaatttattatttttgatatatgtcaaaaaaactaatttagcaagaacataaaactatctccaatgtatatctctatttttactctaaaataggataactcaaaaataaagtaTGGTTTTACTCCAAAATAAAGTTAGAGTAACAAAAATAGACGTGAAAACAGAGTTACTAATTATATAGCAATCtcatcattttttctattttagagtaagatATAAAATAGTagttttgactttaaaatagagtgGAGTAACTGATGCCCTagtaaaatcttattatataaagcatggtttcaaaagttactaaatCACTAGATCTTGACACATGttaatttcaaaagttactaactcataAGATtgtgacaagtgtcaattttacacaactttctaattttttttaaaagaatcattcagaaaaatcaagaaataaaaataattactaatcataaaaaaaattataaagataatcttaccacaaaaatacatgtatttCCTAAAGAAAATTCTCctacaataattatatttatatatacaaaacaaatctGAGTTATATTGAATTCTTGGtctaatcctaaaagaaaaaaatcttattatataaagttggttttcaaaagttagtcattaacaagattttgacatgtgttaagtttatatcaatctgagattttaacatgtgtaaaaattaatatttagtaGGAGGGATTTGacattacaacaaaaacaaaaattttttgttttaaacaatattaataatgtaaaagataattatcaaataaattacaaaaattaaaagttttttcaaaataattataagaagattatataatatatatatatatattcataaaattaaaaattatatcattaattatttatttttaattttaagttattaattctataggaaaatagaaatgagattaaggaaaatatacagttaattgttaattctaaattttgtaaatactcagttctatataaacatagattgtctcatatttttcatctaacaaaataatttattcaaaaatattactttcaactttgttctattggtaaaaaaaataattgaaaggtatatttttcttattttttaaaccaaaattttctcctactatctcctttttcagtttgtaataggtaagattaatgtATTGACCCagaaaaagattaatatatgtgcCTTTTTTCGAatgttgtattttaaaatttaatgtagtatttttctatttttatttaatttatcttttcacctttgaattatttggaattcatatattatcgtgcttataattttcttttatttcgtTATTTATGtcatattaattttcttctatttcttcaaccttgattggttggtcatagaccgtTTTTGTGCAatcataattgttaccattcatttaatcccaaaaagaaataaagagtagaagctcatcaccctaatggttagataaaataggctaatcaaacaaaagcttacaacaaacacaGATAGAtaaattggaaaaacataaatttttgttgatagatccataggagttcggagactgtgacaccctggtttgcggataggtttaaaagaaatgatttgtccacctatgtcaccaaagtgctcttatcttttcgatcaaaggtcctgagagaactccaaagttaaacatgtttgagctggagtagttttagGATGAgtgacctttcgggaagtgattgtcagagatgtgcgagtgaggacaaaacattgGAAAAGATCATATGTGATTTATAGGGGTAACATTTTAGAGCCTCCTGGACGTACAAACCGGCCGTCAGATATGGGTGGGCCAGAAGTAGACGTGAGGCCCACTGaggaaagtgggcccatggaGTGGGAGTCCGGTCGTTCCAGAGATAAAGACTACATAATAGTGCGTCAAAaacacttccacaaatacattggaaaatttaacattagtaaCTATCAAAAACTTTTATGACGTTAGAAAAGGGTTTTTAAATGAAtaggttgtcggagcaagccattttgatatagctaaaagacgtgaacatgttctctgcatatgaggagggcagagccgaggttctctttatggtggaggaggttagaTGTAAGGTTATCTTCTCAAGGgatgaaggtggaggaggttggatgcaagattatctccccaagagaggaaggtggagccaaggttctctccatggtagaAGAGGTTGGAGGCAAGGTTCTCTAAGGGAGAACagcggagccgaggttctctccatggttggtcatacactattgtgatgttaCATAATTGATTAGTTTACtatgtaaaatatcttttattcgaaatatttttttagccaataatttagtaattaaaaacattatgcaatagtGAAAGtaaaagacatataatagttgtcTTAATGAgtttcatatagacattttcgaggtggtggtaaaaaatatatttgtaaaatacaatatattttggtgtaaaaaatacgattttaatggtaacatacataaaatatttgtaaataaatataaatcaatatattatagcaaaaataaaacttataaattaccatatttataaaactttaaacccgcacatcgggcgggtcttTATCTAGTTAGCATATATAGTCttgttattttgttagtttttctttttggttaacgaaaagaaaagttaaaaaaaagatataaaaatgtaaattagtataaatagaaatatgattattttcagaaaaaattctcaaaaacacatgaactatttaatatttcccaaaaaaaaacaggaacTTTCTTCAGTCTCAGAATTCAGAAAAATACACCAACAAATTTTTAGctgagaaaaaaacatgaactattactttttctattttctccTCGTCTATGTTAAAACTGTTAACAGTGTTGTAATCGTGTTActatttttgggaaaattttCCAAGAacaaacttaaattatttaattttgccagaaaaatacatgaattgTTTTTCGTTGCAAGAAAATTACGTAAataaagaagaattttttttcattaacaatTTATGGTTGTCAGAGCTCATAATTCATCTACTCCATTGATCCTCATACATAGAAGCCTTGTTTAAAAATTCGGAGATTAAACGAGGATTAAtagtaacaataataaaataaaatatatgttattaaaTATATGTCTAGTTATTTCTATccatattaatagaaaatataaaataaaatagaaaatataaacttttttcaaaattgtcgTAAATAcatcaaaacataatttttgaaaGGGGTTAGTCATGAATCGTTTTACGAGAGAATCTCTAAAGGTCTACAAAGGTCTTTGGAGCTCTCAGGAAATTTAGAGTTTTAGTGTTGATGTAGTCCCAAAATTTATAAAGTCTACATAGATCCAAGAGAGTATAAGGGCGTTCCCATCggtaaacttttaaaattgagATCCTATgtagattttattaatattttaatacaatactattatctaatttaattaattatttttgtttttacaatgaGCATTGAGATGGTGACAGCATGTCTTAATACAATACACAAGATCTCTCTTTCCtcacctttttaatttttttttttaattaaaaagtcaTTGATCAAAAAATCACCCATGGGCTTGCTCTAAGAAGCTATGAGTTGTGACCACCTAATATTGTTAatggggaaaaaaaactttttgatatGCAGTGTGTATTTTTCTgccaataaacaaaaaaatccaatgATTTTTCtgccaataaagaaaaaaatccaatgaTTTTTCTggcaaaattaaataatttagatatgTTTCTGGAATTTTTTCCAAACATAGTTACGAATTCACGACGCTGTTGACATAGTAACGGATACGAGGATAAATTAGAAAAGTAATAGTTCGTGTTTTTTTGTCAGCTAAAAAATGGTTCGTTAATTTTTTTGGCAAtaaaaaagttgatgtttttttctcaaatatttaatagtttgtgttttttttagggAATTTTCCAGactattttccaattttattaaagaataaaaactaaaaatgttttaacaCAAGCCAACATTTAATGATCAATAGAGGTGACATGTATCACAGGATTGTATTAatgaactttatatatttaatgttttttttggaaaaagtaAGGAAATTGTAGATTTAATTCATGAAAGATAAACTAAGAGAGATATTTTCCTTTATTGAAAAAGATCAACAATACTGCCCTAGTTTCCTAACAATTCTCAAGATCtcgccccccccccccccccccccccccccNNNNNNNNNNNNNNNNNNNNNNNNNNNNNNNNNNNNNNNNNNNNNNNNNNNNNNNNNNNNNNNNNNNNNNNNNNNNNNNNNNNNNNNNNNNNNNNNNNNNNNNNNNNNNNNNNNNNNNNNNNNNNNNNNNNNNNNNNNNNNNNNNNNNNNNNNNNNNNNNNNNNNNNNNNNNNNNNNNNNNNNNNNNNNNNNNNNNNNNNNNNNNNNNNNNNNNNNNcccccccccccccccccccaaccCCAATATATATGAGACGTTTCATATCCAATCTTATCCCTTTAATTGATCGTCTCCTCCAAAGagtcctcttctttttttcttctttttgtcgaTCCATGGATGACGAATATCTGAGCTTGGAGGagcaagaggaggaagaagaagtggatTATGATTACTCCTTCGATGACCAGGAGATCTGTTACAACGATGAAGAGTCAGATTTGCAACACGTATCCTCGACAAAGCCTACGAGCCAGGTGATCACTAAAGAATCACTTGTAGCAGCACAGAAGGATGTTTTGGTTAGGGTTATGGAATTGTTATCGGTTAAGGAGAACCAAGCGAGGATACTTCTTATTTATTATCAATGGGACGTTGATAAGTTGTTCTCTGTGTATACTGATCAAGGCAAAGATCGTTTGTTTTCTCTTGCTGGTCTTACTGTTTTTGATCCTTGTTTGGTTACATCGAATGGTGGGACGATGATGAAGTGTTGCGATATCTGCATGGAAGATGATTTACCAAGTCATATGATGACGAGAATGGAGTGTGGTCATAGCTTTTGTAATGATTGTTGGAAGGGACATTTTACTGTGAGGATCAATGAAGGGGAGAGCAAAAGGATTACATGTATGGCTCATAAATGCAACGCTATTTGCGACGAGGATGTTGTTAGGAGACTAGTTAGTCCGGAGTTAGCTGAGAAGTTTGATCGTTTCCTCCTTGAGTCGTATGTCGAAGACAACATGAAGGTGAAGTGGTGTCCAAGCACACCACATTGCGGGAATGCGATAAAGATGGAAGATGACGGCAGCGAGGTTCAGTGTTCATGTGGACATCAGTTCTGTTTCAGCTGTCTTAGTGAGTCTCACTCTCCTTGCTCTTGTTTAATGTGGAAGCTATGGACTAAAAAGTGTGCCGACGAGTCAGAGTCTGTGAACTGGATAACAGTTAACACAAAGCTTTGTCCCAAATGTAGCAAACCTATTTCAAAACGAGATGGTTGCAATCTCATGACTTGTAAGTGTGGGCAGCATTTTTGTTGGCTGTGTGGTGAAGCTACTGGAGTCAGCCATACTTGGACGACTATTGAGGGTCATAGTTGTGGTCGGTACAAAGATGACAAAGTAAGGCAATTGGAGAGAGCCAAAAGGGACTTGGACAGGTACACACATTACCATTACCGCTACAAAGCACATACCGATTCATCGAAGCTAGAGGATAAACTTAGGAAGAGTGTCCTTGAGAAGGCAGTGTTCAATTCTGAAACCAAGGATCAAGACGTGTTTAAAGAATACAGTTGGGTTATAGATGGAGTGAACCGGTTATTCAGATCAAGAAGGATTCTTTCGTATTCATATCCTTTCGCGTTCTACATGTTTGGGAAAGAGTTGTTCAAAGACGAGATGAgtgataaagagagagagataaagaagaatCTGTTCGAGGAACAGCAGCAGCAACTTGAAGGTAATGTTGAGAAACTTTCCAAGGTTTTAGAAGAGCCTTTTGATGGATACTGTTTTATGGAAGTAGTGGAGATGAAGAGGCAACTCAACAATTTGAGTTCTTTGGTCGATAAACTATGCAAGCAAATGTATGAGTGCATTGAGAATGAATTGTTGGATCCAATCCAATTTGGAGTCCACAACGTTGCACCTTACAGGTCAAAGGGAATAGAACAAGCAACTGCGTTTTGTCCTGACAAATCTTCTGATTGTGGTTCAAGCGGATCTTCGTAGATCATGAGaagttattattttgattatataagtttatttgtttagttttccCTTTTCAGTGGTCGTTGTTTCATAGACAGATGATGTAGCGTTATTTATGGTTGGCTCTTCTTAATGGGGTTGTTTTCTTAATGGGTTCATCATAACCATTTTAGGAGGATGCAAAACCATCTCTAAAACCATCACAACTAACTGTTAAATACTTTTACCTAGTTAcccataaattttatttgtagtcATCGCTCTTGCAAGGCCAGTTCACATTATGGAGCAGGAGCTACAAGCCTACTACAATGTGTAGAAAAGGATGAGAGTTGTGATTGGAAGAATTAGTATTTACTCTATAAGCATGGCATAACAATGTACAAGCAATcaagcatatatatacaaatgtcaTTTAACCTACTATCCTAACTAATGTGATCATATAGATTATTTACAAATCTTCCATATGAATATGGAAGATTTACGTATCTTCTAGATATCCTTATACTGTACAATGGTTCGAGGTCCCAACGCAAATCCTCTTATATACAATGATTCGAGGTCCCAACGTAAACTCCAACAATATaattttcacttaaaaaaaaatattataaacagaTAATAGTGGTGCATCGGATCCAGATCTAAATTTTAACTATTCGGATATATGTCTTTCTAGATATTCGATTTTCCGTTAATATCTTAGGTTGCATGGAAACATAAATTGATACACAAAAGTGAAACATTTCCGAAacaataaataatgtttttaaaaaattagaaaatagaaactatgtatatacttatatatatataatcaaatactaaacataaaatcatattaaatgaaatatttgaaatacacaaattcaaaacataaatattaaataattaattttttttttttgataattcagGAGTGATCGTAAAGGCTTCCTAGGCCCAAAGACTAATCTCCTGGGGCCGAAGGAAACCATGTTAAAAGTCGAACCCCCGTGGCCAATGCTACTCGAACCCAGGTGGCGGAAATTTTCTCCATTTACCACTGGACCAAGGCGACTTggttattaaataattaaattaaatactaataatatgatatatttatatgtatcataaattcttatatttcca
The Camelina sativa cultivar DH55 chromosome 6, Cs, whole genome shotgun sequence genome window above contains:
- the LOC104790425 gene encoding probable E3 ubiquitin-protein ligase ARI3, with the translated sequence MDDEYLSLEEQEEEEEVDYDYSFDDQEICYNDEESDLQHVSSTKPTSQVITKESLVAAQKDVLVRVMELLSVKENQARILLIYYQWDVDKLFSVYTDQGKDRLFSLAGLTVFDPCLVTSNGGTMMKCCDICMEDDLPSHMMTRMECGHSFCNDCWKGHFTVRINEGESKRITCMAHKCNAICDEDVVRRLVSPELAEKFDRFLLESYVEDNMKVKWCPSTPHCGNAIKMEDDGSEVQCSCGHQFCFSCLSESHSPCSCLMWKLWTKKCADESESVNWITVNTKLCPKCSKPISKRDGCNLMTCKCGQHFCWLCGEATGVSHTWTTIEGHSCGRYKDDKVRQLERAKRDLDRYTHYHYRYKAHTDSSKLEDKLRKSVLEKAVFNSETKDQDVFKEYSWVIDGVNRLFRSRRILSYSYPFAFYMFGKELFKDEMSDKEREIKKNLFEEQQQQLEGNVEKLSKVLEEPFDGYCFMEVVEMKRQLNNLSSLVDKLCKQMYECIENELLDPIQFGVHNVAPYRSKGIEQATAFCPDKSSDCGSSGSS